One segment of Salvia splendens isolate huo1 chromosome 20, SspV2, whole genome shotgun sequence DNA contains the following:
- the LOC121782620 gene encoding delta(8)-fatty-acid desaturase 2-like: MAETKKYISAEELATHNQPGDLWISIQGKIYDVSDWIKSHPGGDLPLLNLAGRDATDAFVAYHPAHAWSHLAPFHNHLHLQNYVVSEVSKDYRKLVHEFTKLGLFDKKGHNVLFSLTAIAMLFSLCLYGVVFCDGALLHALCGCAMGFLWIQSGWLGHDSGHYQIMLTRNSNRFVQVLSGNCLAGISIAWWKRNHNAHHIACNSLDHDPDLQHMPFFAVSPKFFNSITSLYYNRKLEFDKFARFLISKQHFTYYPVMSLARLNLFAQSFFLLSSNKDVPNRLQEILGLLTFWIWYPLLVSFLPNWKEKLMFVACSFIVTSIQHVQFTLNHFSANVYVGLPNGNDWFEKQTYGTLNISCPPWMDWFHGGLQFQIEHHLFPRLPRSQLRGVAPFVKELCKKHGLPYNCATFWGANVMTLRTLRAAAMQARDYSKPAPRNLVWEAVNSIG, translated from the coding sequence ATGGCGGAAACCAAGAAATACATCAGCGCCGAGGAGCTCGCCACTCACAACCAGCCCGGCGACCTCTGGATCTCCATCCAGGGCAAAATCTACGACGTCTCCGATTGGATCAAATCCCACCCCGGCGGCGACCTCCCCCTCCTCAACCTCGCCGGCCGCGACGCCACCGACGCATTCGTCGCCTACCACCCCGCCCACGCCTGGTCCCACCTCGCCCCCTTCCAcaaccacctccacctccaaaACTACGTCGTTTCCGAAGTCTCCAAAGACTACCGCAAGCTCGTCCACGAATTCACTAAATTAGGGCTCTTCGACAAAAAGGGCCACAACGTGCTATTCTCCCTCACCGCCATCGCAATGCTCTTCTCCCTCTGCCTCTACGGCGTCGTTTTCTGCGACGGCGCGCTCCTCCACGCCCTCTGCGGCTGCGCCATGGGCTTTCTGTGGATCCAGAGCGGCTGGCTCGGCCACGACTCCGGCCATTACCAAATCATGCTCACAAGGAACTCCAATCGATTCGTCCAAGTCCTCTCCGGCAACTGCCTCGCCGGAATCAGCATCGCGTGGTGGAAGCGCAACCACAACGCCCACCACATTGCCTGCAACAGCCTCGACCACGATCCGGATCTCCAACACATGCCCTTCTTCGCCGTTTCCCCCAAATTCTTCAATTCAATTACCTCACTATACTACAATCGGAAACTCGAATTCGATAAATTCGCCAGATTCTTAATCAGTAAGCAGCATTTCACCTATTATCCGGTGATGAGCTTAGCTCGATTGAATCTCTTCGCTCAATCCTTCTTCTTACTCTCATCAAACAAAGATGTCCCAAATCGGTTGCAGGAAATTCTAGGGTTACTAACATTCTGGATTTGGTACCCTTTGCTAGTCTCATTTCTCCCCAATTGGAAGGAGAAATTGATGTTTGTTGCTTGCAGTTTTATAGTGACAAGCATTCAGCACGTTCAATTCACACTGAATCATTTCTCTGCAAATGTGTATGTTGGATTGCCGAATGGGAACGATTGGTTCGAGAAGCAGACGTACGGCACGCTGAACATCAGCTGCCCGCCGTGGATGGATTGGTTCCACGGCGGGCTGCAGTTCCAAATCGAGCACCACTTGTTCCCGCGCCTGCCACGGAGCCAGCTCCGTGGGGTGGCGCCCTTCGTGAAGGAGCTGTGCAAGAAGCACGGCTTGCCCTACAACTGCGCGACGTTCTGGGGCGCCAATGTGATGACGCTGAGGACGCTGAGGGCGGCCGCGATGCAGGCTCGGGACTATAGCAAGCCGGCCCCGAGGAATTTGGTGTGGGAGGCTGTGAACTCTATTGGTTAG